The following are encoded in a window of Citrobacter freundii genomic DNA:
- a CDS encoding winged helix-turn-helix transcriptional regulator, whose protein sequence is MQILPPVRPEQSIQRLTQALEPIAEKLKVVPRRRILWMHKNQPQLYLFLQGELSILRSSDGLLIVTVYEPHLFGLAEMLQPIHGHLLRAETESTILRVDAHKARELFHKNGLWEDVASIVSYHTGYLFYRDDLVVQQRTYSVIRNHLEEMMLLPEETRQRVAILDYIQERTHLSRSSILNVVSALKKGGYIDFERGGYLTSISRLPERF, encoded by the coding sequence ATGCAAATTTTACCACCGGTACGTCCTGAACAAAGCATCCAACGCTTGACGCAAGCGCTTGAACCCATAGCAGAAAAACTCAAGGTTGTGCCACGTCGGCGTATCCTTTGGATGCACAAAAATCAGCCTCAGTTGTATCTTTTTCTGCAAGGAGAGCTTTCTATTTTGCGTTCGTCGGATGGCCTACTGATCGTCACGGTCTATGAACCTCATCTGTTCGGTCTCGCGGAGATGCTCCAACCAATTCACGGTCATTTATTACGTGCAGAAACAGAGTCAACAATACTACGCGTCGATGCGCATAAAGCGCGAGAGCTGTTTCATAAAAATGGTTTATGGGAAGACGTTGCCTCCATAGTTTCCTACCATACCGGTTATCTCTTCTATCGTGATGATTTAGTGGTACAGCAGCGTACCTATTCAGTAATACGCAATCATCTGGAGGAGATGATGCTTTTACCCGAGGAGACACGCCAGCGAGTCGCTATTTTAGATTATATCCAAGAGCGTACGCACTTATCGCGTAGCAGCATTTTGAATGTTGTCTCCGCGTTAAAAAAAGGTGGTTATATTGATTTCGAACGTGGGGGGTATCTGACATCAATCAGCAGATTACCTGAGAGGTTTTGA
- a CDS encoding OmpP1/FadL family transporter, producing MKKKIILISGMLFSTLSHASALYFYEIGTEDTALAGAGQAARAQDASTLFTNPAGMTRLPDHMVTTGLQAMGGDIPYSLNNESADRQSPGNVMTIFPNASLFYTQQLSDSVSAGIGLYGNYGLGIDFGNWAGDRLIKKSTMVAMTLSPGMAWKLNDKVSVGAAVGLNYGFLSLTRNVGGNDEKQNDHDWATNYRLGLLMDLTDRTRAGITWTSKTDYHFNIDGKARFPNLPNVEYDLPISAQVRAPQQVMLSLVHDINTQWSVMGDLGWQDWSQFGSPQITVNGQSNEHANRMRDTWHTALGVQYRPDEQWRINAGVAFDSSPYKTQSDVALSLPTGDEWRFGTGAQYQITPASNIGFAVEYLHMQSSQVKSDAFAGEYKKPWLWFASVNYSYQF from the coding sequence ATGAAGAAAAAAATCATTCTCATCTCCGGGATGCTATTTTCAACGCTCAGTCATGCAAGTGCGCTCTATTTTTACGAAATAGGTACGGAGGATACCGCGCTAGCGGGAGCCGGGCAGGCTGCCCGGGCCCAGGATGCGTCAACGCTATTCACTAACCCCGCAGGCATGACTCGCTTACCTGACCACATGGTTACCACAGGATTGCAGGCAATGGGGGGAGATATTCCCTATTCGTTGAATAACGAATCGGCGGATCGACAAAGCCCCGGCAACGTCATGACAATTTTTCCTAATGCCAGTCTGTTTTATACACAGCAACTCAGTGATTCCGTTTCGGCGGGGATTGGATTATATGGCAACTATGGACTGGGTATCGATTTTGGCAACTGGGCAGGGGATCGGCTAATTAAAAAAAGTACGATGGTAGCAATGACCCTCAGCCCTGGGATGGCCTGGAAGTTGAATGATAAAGTCTCAGTGGGTGCGGCTGTGGGGCTAAACTATGGTTTTCTGTCGCTAACCCGAAATGTCGGGGGTAATGATGAGAAACAAAACGATCATGACTGGGCGACGAATTACCGTCTTGGCTTGCTAATGGATTTAACCGATCGCACCCGAGCAGGTATTACCTGGACCAGTAAGACCGATTATCATTTCAATATCGATGGAAAAGCGCGTTTCCCAAACCTGCCAAATGTTGAGTATGACCTGCCGATCTCCGCACAAGTTCGTGCACCACAGCAGGTGATGTTGAGTCTGGTTCACGATATCAACACGCAGTGGTCGGTGATGGGCGATCTTGGCTGGCAGGACTGGAGTCAGTTTGGTAGCCCACAAATAACCGTTAATGGTCAATCGAACGAACACGCCAATCGTATGAGAGATACATGGCATACCGCGTTAGGCGTACAGTATCGCCCTGATGAGCAGTGGCGAATTAATGCGGGAGTTGCGTTTGACAGTTCGCCGTACAAAACACAAAGTGATGTTGCTCTGTCGTTACCTACCGGCGACGAATGGCGATTTGGCACCGGGGCACAATACCAGATTACACCTGCCAGTAATATTGGGTTTGCCGTGGAGTACTTGCATATGCAGTCTTCTCAGGTTAAATCAGATGCTTTTGCGGGCGAATATAAAAAACCGTGGCTTTGGTTTGCCAGCGTTAATTACAGCTATCAATTTTAG
- a CDS encoding IS1-like element IS1A family transposase (programmed frameshift) encodes MASVSISCPSCSATDGVVRNGKSTAGHQRYLCSHCRKTWQLQFTYTASQPGTHQKIIDMAMNGVGCRATARIMGVGLNTILRHFKKLRPQSVTSRIQPGSDVIVCAEMDEQWGYVGAKSRQRWLFYAYDRLRKTVVAHVFGERTMATLGRLMSLLSPFDVVIWMTDGWPLYESRLKGKLHVISKRYTQRIERHNLNLRQHLARLGRKSLSFSKSVELHDKVIGHYLNIKHYQ; translated from the exons GTGGCTTCTGTTTCTATCAGCTGTCCCTCCTGTTCAGCTACTGACGGGGTGGTGCGTAACGGCAAAAGCACCGCCGGACATCAGCGCTATCTCTGCTCTCACTGCCGTAAAACATGGCAACTGCAGTTCACTTACACCGCTTCTCAACCCGGTACGCACCAGAAAATCATTGATATGGCCATGAATGGCGTTGGATGCCGGGCAACCGCCCGCATTATGGGCGTTGGCCTCAACACGATTTTACGTCACT TTAAAAAACTCAGGCCGCAGTCGGTAACCTCGCGCATACAGCCGGGCAGTGACGTCATCGTCTGCGCGGAAATGGACGAACAGTGGGGCTATGTCGGGGCTAAATCGCGCCAGCGCTGGCTGTTTTACGCGTATGACAGGCTCCGGAAGACGGTTGTGGCGCACGTCTTCGGTGAACGCACTATGGCGACGCTGGGGCGTCTTATGAGCCTGCTGTCACCCTTTGACGTGGTGATATGGATGACGGATGGCTGGCCGCTGTATGAATCCCGCCTGAAGGGAAAGCTGCACGTAATCAGCAAGCGATATACGCAGCGAATTGAGCGGCATAACCTGAATCTGAGGCAGCACCTGGCACGGCTGGGACGGAAGTCGCTGTCGTTCTCAAAATCGGTGGAGCTGCATGACAAAGTCATCGGGCATTATCTGAACATAAAACACTATCAATAA